The Methanobrevibacter sp. TLL-48-HuF1 genomic sequence GGGGAATATTTGAAGTAGATGAGGGGTCTATGCCTAATGTTACCCGATATCTGCCAAGTGATTATATAATTATAACAAATTTTTTTAGAGATCAGTTAGACAGATATGGGGAAGTGGAAAACACAATTAAATTAGTTCAAAAATCAAGTAAAAGACATAATTCCACACTTATTTTAGATGCAGACAGTCCAATTTCTCTTTATTTTCAGGATTCCAATCAGCCAAAAGTGTACTATAGCTTAAAGAAAAATCCATTCAGTAAAAATGGTATTAATGTTGAAGAATCTGTATTCTGTCCTGTCTGTGGAAATAAACTGGATTATGAATATATCAATTATGGAAATCATGGTAAATTTTCATGTTCTAAATGCGGAGCCAAAAACCATGAAGCGGATTATGTAATTGATGATGTGACTTTCAAAAACGGAAGTTATAATTTCACAGTTAAAGATAAAAAAGAATCAGCTCAAATCAACTTAAATCTGCTTGGAATTTACAATGTTTCTAATGCTCTTGCAGCTATTGCTCTTGCAAGGGAAAACGGTTTCAGTTATAATGTAATTAAATCTCAAATTGAAAACTTTGAATATAAACGTGGAAGAATGGAAAGGATAGCTGTAAATGGCTGTGATGTTGTTTTGGTTTTATCTAAAAATCCTGTCGGTTTAAGTGAAGTTTTCTCAACTATAAAATTTGATGAAGATAAAAAATCCTTCATGTTTATTTTAAACGATTATGGGCCTGACAGTAAAGATATTTCCTGGATTTGGGATGCATATTTTAAAGAAATAGCTAATACTCCAAATATTGATAAATTTTACTGTGTTGGAACAAGAGCTGAAGAAGTAGCTTTAAGATTAAAATATGTTGATTTCCCAACCTCTAAAATTGAAATTTACCACTCAAAAGATCAAAGTGACGTTGCTGAATGTGTAGAGGAAATTGTAGCTGAAAATGATAAGGCATATATTATCGGAACATTTACAGCAATGCCTGAAGCTAGAAAAGTACTTATGAAACTTAAAGGGGAAAAAGCATGAGTTTTGAATTAAATGTTGTTGATATGTATTCTGATATTCTGAATATCTACGGGGACATAGGTAATCTAAAATGCATTAAAAAAAGATGTGAATGGAGAGGCATTAAATTTAATCAGAAAAGCTATTCTGTAAATCATGACATGGATTTTGATTATGATGATATTGACTTGATTTTAATTGGCGGAGGTTCTGACAGAACTCAAAGCATTGTTTCCAATGATTTATTGAAGCAAAGACAGGATTTAGAAAATTATATTGAAAACGATGGAGTAATATTAACTATCTGCGGAAGTTATCAGATGTTCGGCAATGAATATTGTGATGTTAACGGAGACAATGTTTCCTGTCTTGAAATATTTGATATTAAAACAACAAGTCAGCAGGACAGATTGATTGGGGATATTTTAATAGAAAATAACCTTGGTTTAGAACCGAAAGAAGTGGTTGGTTTTGAAAATCATGGTGGAAGGACATTTCATAATTATAAAAGCTTAGGCAAGGTTATATCCGGACATGGAAATAATGATGAGGATAATAATGAAGGGATGATTTATAAAAACTTCATAGGAACATATTTGCACGGACCGTTTTTACCAAAAAATCCTCACATTGCGGATTATTTGATATTTAATGCTATGAAGAATAAATATGATGTTGATTCAATTGAAGAGTTAAATGATGAAATTGAACTTAAAGCACATGAGGTTATGGTTAATAGATTAAAATGATCTATTTAATAGTCCTTTACTAAAATTTTTTAAATACTGACCTAATGTTTTATAAGTAATAAAGATAAAAATATAAATATCTAATTAATAATTAATAAATTCTTATTAGAGGATTATATATGTTCAAAGCGGAATTAAGTGATTCTAGTATATTAAAAACAAGTTTTGATGCTATTTCATCTATTGTTGATGAAGTACAAATTCAAACTGATAGTGAAGGTATGAGGTTAGATGCCTTAGACCGTAGTCATATAACAT encodes the following:
- a CDS encoding MurT ligase domain-containing protein, with the protein product MRSKIAVLAGMIGNKVVQKAGRKGTSLTGKIALAVKPDILKDFAKKCDKVALITGTNGKTTTNNLANHIFEGKDYDIVSNLNGSNMITGVTSSFIQNHQSHYDWGIFEVDEGSMPNVTRYLPSDYIIITNFFRDQLDRYGEVENTIKLVQKSSKRHNSTLILDADSPISLYFQDSNQPKVYYSLKKNPFSKNGINVEESVFCPVCGNKLDYEYINYGNHGKFSCSKCGAKNHEADYVIDDVTFKNGSYNFTVKDKKESAQINLNLLGIYNVSNALAAIALARENGFSYNVIKSQIENFEYKRGRMERIAVNGCDVVLVLSKNPVGLSEVFSTIKFDEDKKSFMFILNDYGPDSKDISWIWDAYFKEIANTPNIDKFYCVGTRAEEVALRLKYVDFPTSKIEIYHSKDQSDVAECVEEIVAENDKAYIIGTFTAMPEARKVLMKLKGEKA
- a CDS encoding type 1 glutamine amidotransferase, which codes for MSFELNVVDMYSDILNIYGDIGNLKCIKKRCEWRGIKFNQKSYSVNHDMDFDYDDIDLILIGGGSDRTQSIVSNDLLKQRQDLENYIENDGVILTICGSYQMFGNEYCDVNGDNVSCLEIFDIKTTSQQDRLIGDILIENNLGLEPKEVVGFENHGGRTFHNYKSLGKVISGHGNNDEDNNEGMIYKNFIGTYLHGPFLPKNPHIADYLIFNAMKNKYDVDSIEELNDEIELKAHEVMVNRLK